From Echeneis naucrates chromosome 7, fEcheNa1.1, whole genome shotgun sequence, one genomic window encodes:
- the pdyn gene encoding proenkephalin-B, protein MVDAPLQVLTRLEVSVRPFRMEWYVLVLMLSLPPSMYTDCPSQCQKCAQQILSSDATFRSLSCRAECEAQLHGCGQAPGLARLSQDEAAAEEDLQRADLVKRYGDFIKRIDNNKNKFFSSSENYILKAGALPKKYKDLLKMLEEREADAPEDARGAADDQMLRSYGKRYGGFLRKFGPKSKRSSSEEQESQVPEELQKRYGGFMRRVRPKLNNLNWDKRYGGFLRRHFKISVRSAEEPYYSYDEPSL, encoded by the exons ATGGTAGATGCGCCTCTCCAAGTCTTAACACGGCTGGAAGTATCTGTCCGACCCTTCAG AATGGAGTGGTATGTCCTGGTGCTGATGCTGAGCTTGCCGCCTTCCATGTACACAGATTGTCCTTCACAGTGTCAGAAATGCGCGCAGCAGATCCTCAGCAGCGATGCCACCTTCAGGAGTCTG tcCTGCAGGGCGGAGTGTGAGGCTCAGCTGCATGGCTGCGGCCAGGCTCCGGGGCTGGCGCGCCTCAGCCAGGATGAAGCCGCGGCGGAGGAGGACCTCCAGCGGGCAGACCTGGTCAAACGCTACGGAGACTTCATCAAAAGGatcgacaacaacaaaaacaaattcttcTCCTCCAGCGAAAACTACATCCTGAAAGCCGGAGCGCTGCCTAAGAAATATAAGGACTTGCTGAAAAtgctggaggagagggaggcgGACGCGCCGGAGGACGCACGCGGGGCCGCGGACGACCAGATGCTCCGCAGTTACGGTAAACGTTACGGCGGCTTTTTACGTAAGTTTGGCCCCAAGTCAAAGAGGAGTAGTTCGGAGGAGCAGGAGAGCCAGGTGCCCGAAGAGCTGCAAAAGCGCTACGGAGGCTTTATGAGGAGGGTTCGACCCAAGTTGAACAACCTGAATTGGGACAAGAGGTACGGAGGTTTCCTGCGCCGCCACTTTAAAATCTCCGTGCGCTCGGCGGAGGAGCCGTATTACTCCTATGATGAGCCGAGTTTATAG